GCCCCCTCTTCTAGTTCCTGCTACAGCTGCACGGGACCCTGACAGCCCCAAGCCACCAGTGTATGTATGCACTCCCGGACCCAGGCTGGCCACGGGGGCCTGTCTGCTAGTGGAGTGTGTGGATGATATTTGGCCGCGTGGGCTAATGTTTGCAGGTTGGTGCCCaggcctcccaatgcaggaaggaGCTGGCTGTTCTGGTGCTATGGTGTGTgattttagtcactcagtcgtgtccacgggattttccaggcaagagtactggagtgggttgccatttccttctccagaggatcttcctgacccagggatggaacccctgtctcccacactgtagacagacgctttaccatctgagccacccgggaagtgaGAGTGCTGTAGCATCCTAGGctctgaggagcctggcaatTCTGAATTTGAACCCAGCCTCCCAGCGCTTGGGAGGCTGTGTGTGTCCAGGTAGGAGGCCAGGACATCCCCTGTGTCCCCTTTCCTGGGCTTGGGCAGAGCAGGCTGGATTGGGGGCTTTGAGGACTCCCGCCCCTCTGCTCTCCAGGGACCCTGTCTGCTGCGGCCTTGGGAGAGCACTGGCCTTGTCTGCGCAGCATCCCGGTCTCTTCGCCCTTCCTGGCTTTGCTAGGAGCTGGGTCTGACCTCACCGCGGCCTGTTTGCTCCTTCCTCCTCAGCTGGGGGGTTCCGCTGGCCATCACCGTGGCAGCCGTGGCTCTGAAGAAGATCGGCTACGACGCCTCGGACGTGTCGGTGGGCTGGTGCTGGATCAACCTGGAGGCGGAGGACCGGGTGCTGTGGATGCTGCTGACCGGGAAGCTGTGGGAGCTGATGGCCTACGTCACCCTGCCCGTGCTCTACCTCCTCATCCGGAAGCACATTCACCGGGCGGTAGGTGCCCCCGGGGGGCCCGCCTGAGCTCTGTGTGGCCAGCGTGTCCCGGCGTCGGGGCCGGCCATCTCAGGGGAAGGACCAGTGACCGGGGAGAGTGAGGGAGGGTTTGCTCTGCATCACTCACCGTGACGCATGCCGAATTTTATAAGCACCGTGGGTTGTCTTGTTTGCTAATTACACAGCCCCGTCGGGGCGGGTCCTTTTATTCCTTCGTTTGTGGATAAGGAAACAAGGCTCACCAAGGTTAAGGGGCTCTCCAGACTCCTAGTGTCCTAGGAGGCTACGAGCGCAGCCTGCGGTCTGGGCCACAGCTCTCTACTGCCCCCTCCTGGACAGACCCATGCAGCTGTTTAACCTTGAAAGGAACCTGGATGAAAGATGCTTGCGTGCAGATGAGCACTAGCCAAATAAGAATTGACCCGGCAGGGCCCCACCCACACACCCTCCCcccaaggtgggggaggggaggccacaGACTTCCATAATCAGTGGTACAAATAATTCACTTCTTATTCTTGGTGATTAAAATATCCTAAGTGGTAGATTTTTCGGGCTCTCAGGAATTCAATAGACTGGGCTGATCAGAAGTCTGCTAGTTCTGGCAGGAAATTCTCGGAAAGAATGTTTTCCCTCTGATAATCCGACCGAATTGTTCCTTATGCTGGACTACCAGTTCGTTTCTGCAGATGTAAAGTACAGGCTTTCTCCTAGCCACGTCCAAGTCCTTGTTGTgattgttaagtcactaagttgtgtctgactcttttgcaatcccatggactgtagcccgcctgtagccaggctcctctgtccataggatctcccaggtgagaatcctggagtgggttgccattcctttctccgggggatcttcccaacccaggaatcgaaaccacatctgcattggcagatggattctttactgctgacccaGCAGGGAACCCAATCAAGTGCAAACTACTACCCCAGAAATGCTCAGATTAGCCCATCCATTGATCTGCTCAAGCATTCATTCAGTGCATTtttgttgagcatctactatacATAAAAGTTCTGTGTGGCAATGGGAGTTTCTAATGAGAATTCAAGCATGGTTCCTGCACTCCTAGGAGGAGGCAGAGATGTAACTCCAATGGAAGATAAAATATGGCATGTGGCTGGTGTGGTAGCAGAGTGAAAGCTCTGGGGACAGATTTCCTGGCTTATCCTGCTGATGTGGTGCCTGTCTTTCTGTTTTGCTCTGCGTTTTCAAGACTGAAATTGTAGGGGAGAATGTCCCCATCTTTCGAGTGTGCTGCAGGCTCAATGGCCATTTCCAAGTGTGTGAGGTGCTCCTCGCAGCTGTCTGAGACCTGATCCCCACCCTGTACTCCTATCTGTCTCCTGAAACACACACTTCGGGTTTTGTTTTTACTTGAAAATCTACCTGATTCTCACTCCTCCCTGCCGCCCTCTTGTGGCTCAACTTGGAGTCACTGACAGAGATGCTGGCAGGTGTACCAATGGGTCTGAGATCCTCTCGGTCTCTGAAGGGCTTTTTAGTTGGTCTTCTGTCTGGGCTGGGGGTGCCCTTCTCACCCCCTATTTCCTACTGCCCTAGGAGGGTTCCAGGGCTCCCAGATGGAAGTTCCCAGaagccccaccaggctctgcccaggactcccccctccccgcccaccccccccaGCTGCAGCTCTTGCctgtgtctgtcttttttttttttcttttggcggtttggccacctgatgcgaagagctgactcatttgaaaagaccctgatgttgggaaagattgaaggcaggaggagaaggggacgacagaggatgagatggttagatggcatcaccgactcaatggacatgagtttggggagactctgggagctggtgatggacagggaggcctggcgtgctgaggttcatggggtcacaaagagtcggacacaactgagcgactgaactgaactgaactggtggggCATGTATGTGGGAGGGAGCTTGTGCAGAGGCCCGGGGGTGGGGTGTGCCTGGCATGTTTGGAGGATTAGGAGGtctgtgtggctggagcagaataAACATGAGGAATGTGGCAGGAATGAGGTCAGAGAGAGCTAGAGTTGGGGATTTTGTAAGGAACGTATGAAATGAGGAGTCACCAAGAGCTTGGAGTGGAAGACTGGCTTGATCTGACTTAGGTctgtgttgttgttttaatttttacaatgttgtgttggtttctgccatacaacagtgtgaattgGACATAAttgtacatacatcccctccctccatAGCCTCCCTGCCCTCCCGTCCCCCACCACAGAGCACCACAcagggctccctgtgctatccgGCAACTTCTCAGCAGCCATCCAgcttatgggggcttccctggaggctcagatggtaaagaatctgcctgccatgcaggagacctggatccctgggtcaggaagatcccctggagaagggaatggctacctactccagcatttttgccttgggaaatcccacagacagaggagcctggcaggctacagtccatggggtcacaaagagtcagatatgactgagtgactagcgcTTTTGTCTGTCTTATGcctgatagtgtatatatgttgatgctactttctctctttgtcccactttctccttccctcactgggtccacaagtctgttctctgtatctttgtctccattgctgccctgcagataggttcatcagtaccatttttctagattccctatatatgtgttaatatatgatatttgtttttctctttctgacttacttcagtcagtataacaggctgtaggttcatccacctcactagaactgactcagattttttatggctgagtaatatgccattatgtatatgtaccacatcttctttatccattcatctgtcagtggacatctaggttgcttctgtgtcctggctgttgtaaataatgcagtAATGAACATTGGTTTTCAAGGAACCATGCTGCATTTGTGTTGAGAGTGACGTTgcggtggggagggggttggggtggTCAGGGCGACGGAGGGAGACCAGTGAAGAGGCAGTGGCAACCGTCCAGAGAAGTGGTGGAGGTGCCTGGACCTGGCTGGTGGCGGTGACCGTGGACAGAACTTCCAGGTCTGGGTCTGTTTTGAAGGCAGGACCTGCAGGGCTTGCCTTTGGGGTGGACGTGAGCTGTCGCACGGAGACAGGAACCAAAGACCACTCCCAAGCTTGGGGCCCAGGCAGCTGGAAGGACAGGGCTCCTGTTAGCTGAGATGGGAAAGCAGGCAGTAGGCTTGGGCGCGAGGTCAGGCATCTGCTGTGAACATGAGAGGCTTCCGACATGCTTTAGACACCCACGTGAGGATGTGGAGTGGCCAGTGGGTGGATAAGACGGGCCGGAGATGGAACTTGGGCTGCCAGCCTCAGGCACTGCATGCCTCACGTCCTCCCGCTCCATCCAGTGTGTGTCCCCAGGAGGAGTGGGGAGACAGCAgcccagggcaggggagggagtggggaggagggcccCAGCTCACGTCACTCATCTCACATCTGCTCTCTGCCTTCCCCGCACAGCGCGAGGAGCTCTCAGAGTACCGGCCCATCGTCTCCGAAGTGCACCGGCTCCAGCGCCACACCTCTGTGGCCGATAAGAAGCTGGTCCTCATCCCGCTCATCTTCATTTGCCTCCGGGTCTGGAGCACCGTGCGCTTCGTCCTGACCCTCTGTGGCTCCCCAGCGGTGCGGATGCCGGTGCTGGTGGTTTTGCATGTAGGTCTGCCCTCCCCTGCCTGGCCGGCCGCAGGGTCAGCGGGGCAGGCAAGCCCCAACGCTCCGTCCAGCCTGGGCGGGTTGGGGGGCCCTGCTCCCCTGTGCCCTCCTCCATGCCCTGCCTGACAGGGAGCCTTGACGAGAGAAGGTGGAAGGTCAGCGTGCCTCCAGGGCAGCCCGTGGGCATTGAGTTGCTGTCCCATGGCCTAGGAGTAACCCCAGGACAGTGGACTGACCCTTAGCCCTTCCAAACCCAGAAGACTCAAGGCATGCCTTCAAGTTCAGGCCTGCCGGTGCTCTGTCGGGGGTCCTGGTGGCCAGGGTGGGACCCAGGATGGGTCCCCAGAGGTGGAGACGAGGTCCTgggtcccctgctcctccctgccTGTGTTGCTCAGACCCGCTCAGCCCTGGCACTCATGCGTCTTCCTTTCTCCCTGCCAGGGCATTGGGAACACCTTCCAGGGAGGCGCCAACTGCATCATGTTCGTCTTCTGCACCCGCGCAGTCAGGACCCGACTCCTCTCTCTCTGCTGTTGCTGCACCCCTCAGCCTCCCGCCGCCGAGAGCCTGGCCGGCCCTCCCAAGGCccctgtgccctccaagagcgaGTCTCAGAGGCCCAGGCGGACCCCAAACGAACTTCCAAGCACCTGAGCTGCTTCCCTCCTAGTTCCGGGCGTGGGTGCGGCCGACCTGGGGCCTCCTGCCGTTGCAGCTCCTGACCCCCATGGGGAGCAGCGCAAACTCAGCTTGTCTACCTCCTCGACCCTCAGGCACATCCCCCTCACGCCGCGTCCTTCGGCACTGGGGGGGATTCCGTCAGCACGAGGGCTGCACTGAGAGTCAGGGAAACCAGTGGTTCATGAGCACTGCCAGTTGGCCTTGTGGTCCAGGAGTCTGGGGCCCCTGACCACACGGCACTGTTTACAGTCGGAGGGACCCACATGGGTGGGAAAGGCAGCAAGAGATACATGTACAACTGTGCACCCATCCTCAATAAACTGTCAGGGTGCCAAAGAAAGGGGCCCCCACCGAGATAACACAGAGCAGATTCCTGGTTTGTCAGAGCGTCAGGATTCCCCTGAGAGCCTGGCTTTTCCTGGATGGCTTTACTGGTCAATGCAAGGGTCAGTTACCTTGAACCAGGAGGTTCCCTAGTGACCAGCATGGGCACAGCTTTACACAGCGGCTCAGGATGGCCAGTCTGCAGGGGCCTCCTGAATTGTGTCCATGGGCTCCCTGCCCTTGATGGAGATGGTGTGGCCAGGATCCAGACTCCTGCCTCCATGAGACACTTAACGTTGGGGaaggattgggcttccctggtggctcagatggtaaagaatctgcctacaatgcaggagacccagggatggagccctggagaagggaatggctacccactccagtaattcttgcctggagattgcTGATTTACTCACTTTCTAGGTTAATTTTTTATAGGAAAGGCAACCAGAGAGTTAGGAAATCACCCAAATACTGATTTTTTCCTGAAGGGGAAAGTTAGGGGAATTGGTTGGGGGGCATGACACATGCATCCTGGGGtgatttgaaagaaaaaggatTTAAAAGAAGCATCCGTTAACTCTATTGTCTATGACTCTTCCACCACCCCTTTCCTCTTTAGGTCAGAAAACAGTTCTCTGTTAAGTCACAGAAGCCACTGGCTAAGAAGGGAGGTGTACCTGTCACTGGGACGGGGGGCTTGAGGAGGAGGAGTCGAACTTAACAGGTGCTGCCCCTCCATTAGGTGCCCCTTCCGTGGGTCCCACGAGCACTCTGCATAACTGCAGAGATGTTCTAAACCCGTAAAATGGTTCTGGATTAAAATCAAAGCCACAGCTACTGTTGATCCCTTTTTTACTCTCAAAAGCAAAATCTGTAACAGGAAGAGACTGGAAGGAAGAGTCCTCTACAGAACTAGGTTGAAAACGCTCTTgttgggtttcttttttaaaaaagattttatgaaAATCAGCAAGGGGTGAACATCCCTTTAGGATTCAGAGAAAGTTCCGGGCTGCTTGGCAGGAGGGTACTCTGCTTACAGAAATGGCCTACGTTGGGGGAGTTGGTGTTCCCCTAAGGATGTTACAGCACACCTTGGGGGCCCAGAGGGTAAAGAGCCTCACGTTAGCTTCTAGAATGGAGCAGAAATTCAGGAAGTTGCTGCTGCAAAGAGGAAAATCAGTCATGGGTGAGTTAGAGTATGGGCCCCAGGGGAGAATGATGCTAGACTACCTCCAGTTCTCAAGGGGGCCCCAGAGGCCTTGGATCAGATGGTGCAACACTGCTGCCTTCTGGGCGTGGCCTCTAAGGACAAGCCTGAGACCTGGGTTTCCCCAGACCGGATGTAGCCAGGAAACACCTGCAGAAGGAGTCCGGCACAGCGAAGAGCACCTCTGCTGTGCTGTCTGCTTTTCTGAAAATCACCCCAAAGATGCACCTATTTCCAttccctccctctgctccccaccccatctctgtaGATGGGTGAAAGTGTTCCTGTGAGTGGGGAACaggtgagggcaggggagggactCGTTCTTGTGCCCAGAGGCTGGCAAACAGCAGC
The genomic region above belongs to Cervus elaphus chromosome 14, mCerEla1.1, whole genome shotgun sequence and contains:
- the GPR157 gene encoding G-protein coupled receptor 157 isoform X1, translated to MPPPPPPTVLVPSERAVVLLSCVLSAVGSGLLITTHALWPDLRSLARRLLLFLSLADLLSAASYFYGVLQDFENSSWDCVLQGALSTFANTSSFFWTVAIALYLYLSIVRTACGPETGRLLWAFHVVSWGVPLAITVAAVALKKIGYDASDVSVGWCWINLEAEDRVLWMLLTGKLWELMAYVTLPVLYLLIRKHIHRAREELSEYRPIVSEVHRLQRHTSVADKKLVLIPLIFICLRVWSTVRFVLTLCGSPAVRMPVLVVLHGIGNTFQGGANCIMFVFCTRAVRTRLLSLCCCCTPQPPAAESLAGPPKAPVPSKSESQRPRRTPNELPST
- the GPR157 gene encoding G-protein coupled receptor 157 isoform X2, with the protein product MEPRSYQFYLPMPALGPASCEACQITMATGTGSKPPKDGQPRQQWLFQVLDHQAYPMASSKPGITQQQARPCVSPEPAKPAWGQSLPSCHWYLLADTECWGVPLAITVAAVALKKIGYDASDVSVGWCWINLEAEDRVLWMLLTGKLWELMAYVTLPVLYLLIRKHIHRAREELSEYRPIVSEVHRLQRHTSVADKKLVLIPLIFICLRVWSTVRFVLTLCGSPAVRMPVLVVLHGIGNTFQGGANCIMFVFCTRAVRTRLLSLCCCCTPQPPAAESLAGPPKAPVPSKSESQRPRRTPNELPST